Proteins from one Bacteroidota bacterium genomic window:
- a CDS encoding GNAT family N-acetyltransferase, with amino-acid sequence MKNDISIVPYRVEQNEEALFLEALCPQGEEIMVRFIRPTFHKRSEVYERAIIFSAVCEGKLIGIATGAEKELSLHGETIHAAYGFDLRVHPAFRKFGTAKRLTDAFKEYFGNKINCNYTYIAGQNKRALAHVRMGVGSRVAIPMTYFIFPVYKPMIQTMEFTDVSMDELHSLFLKNTPGIDFVPTMKREKMHGYISSITDGNQTGTSIWTNEEILAEQVLRLPTRLSMLRFAQQLFSPILRLPNIPKIGETIKSWFLFDLFAKDEHSLRQILAAVNEQALDKGKDFLYVLLYNNDPLTAMIKQTGIKYFTIPYIFMANGDHIPGIQDRLYVDIRDL; translated from the coding sequence GTGAAAAATGATATCTCAATAGTTCCCTATAGAGTGGAACAAAACGAAGAAGCGCTATTCCTCGAAGCATTGTGCCCTCAGGGGGAAGAGATAATGGTTCGATTTATCCGTCCGACATTTCACAAACGATCGGAAGTATACGAACGTGCGATAATTTTCAGTGCTGTTTGCGAAGGGAAATTGATAGGAATAGCCACCGGTGCCGAAAAAGAACTTTCGCTTCATGGTGAAACGATCCATGCTGCGTATGGGTTCGACCTTCGAGTCCATCCTGCGTTCCGGAAATTTGGTACAGCAAAACGACTGACGGATGCATTCAAGGAATATTTTGGGAATAAAATCAATTGCAATTATACTTATATCGCAGGTCAAAATAAACGTGCGCTGGCACATGTGCGAATGGGAGTTGGATCTCGTGTGGCGATTCCAATGACCTATTTTATTTTTCCGGTTTATAAACCGATGATCCAGACGATGGAGTTTACAGACGTGTCGATGGATGAACTGCATTCGTTATTTCTGAAGAATACTCCCGGCATCGACTTCGTTCCCACAATGAAGCGGGAAAAGATGCATGGGTACATCAGTAGCATTACGGACGGGAATCAAACGGGAACATCCATCTGGACAAATGAAGAGATTCTTGCGGAACAAGTTCTTCGACTCCCGACACGGCTTTCCATGCTGCGATTTGCACAACAACTGTTCTCTCCAATTTTGCGCTTACCCAATATTCCGAAAATTGGTGAAACAATTAAAAGTTGGTTTCTGTTTGATCTCTTTGCGAAGGACGAACATTCTTTGCGACAAATACTTGCAGCAGTTAATGAGCAGGCACTCGATAAAGGGAAAGATTTCCTGTATGTTTTGCTTTACAATAACGATCCATTGACAGCAATGATTAAACAAACAGGCATAAAATATTTTACGATACCATACATCTTTATGGCAAACGGAGATCACATTCCGGGAATACAAGATCGGTTATATGTCGATATCAGAGATCTTTGA
- a CDS encoding tetratricopeptide repeat protein, with translation MKKNIGYSIVLGLVFFVGVAFILIRNRHQAEPVHSAPLQEQIDKFPDTSPSKTNVAPVYQKKVNQLKASVEKNPSNIAHIASLARLFMDGHQNTEAIKYFEKALSLQPKNDSLLFDLSVCYFNEKQYDKAMEITERVLRFKKDHPKGLYNKAMILATEGKTVEAEKILNHLVTVAPQSDEAGQAKAHFLSAGKQ, from the coding sequence ATGAAGAAGAATATTGGTTATAGCATTGTACTTGGGTTGGTGTTTTTTGTGGGAGTAGCATTTATTTTGATCCGCAACCGCCATCAAGCTGAGCCCGTGCATTCCGCACCGCTGCAGGAGCAAATCGATAAATTCCCGGATACATCCCCCTCGAAAACAAATGTTGCGCCTGTTTATCAAAAAAAAGTGAATCAACTGAAGGCATCCGTTGAAAAAAATCCTTCAAATATAGCCCACATCGCATCTCTTGCTCGCCTGTTTATGGATGGGCATCAAAATACCGAAGCAATCAAATATTTTGAAAAGGCGCTTTCCCTTCAACCAAAGAACGATTCTTTATTGTTTGACCTTTCTGTCTGTTATTTCAATGAGAAGCAATATGATAAAGCAATGGAAATAACTGAACGTGTGTTACGTTTCAAAAAAGATCATCCGAAGGGACTCTATAACAAAGCAATGATTCTGGCAACAGAGGGAAAAACCGTTGAGGCGGAAAAAATACTAAACCACCTGGTGACAGTAGCACCACAAAGCGATGAAGCGGGTCAAGCAAAAGCACATTTTCTTTCTGCGGGAAAGCAGTGA
- a CDS encoding cytochrome C — translation MLNLLKILFCSIILGGIATAQISPGDLFKGHQHLEGIDNCTKCHTVGKTLANDRCLDCHKEIQSRISAKKGFHASIGSKQCVECHKDHHGREFQIIRFDKKSFDHSAVGFVLEGKHATVECEKCHTPSHIVAKDIQVFSNERKGTTFLGLSKVCSACHKDEHRGQFKQQCSQCHNTVHWKPVTSFSHDKAKFKLVGAHLNVECVQCHKKTWDHGAVTQFINLEFATCRSCHTDPHKGKFKQECSQCHTTNSWHNLKGDKFDHAKTAFPLKEKHSQLKCEQCHEKNPKIKNVAGELGFHITRFSKCSYCHADAHAQQFSSRKDGGACESCHTEKGFLPSQYSIVQHSQSKFALTGSHIATPCGKCHVEGKVHAKSTRKFKWEEKIQCTTCHNNIHGTQFEKKMVNGCETCHTNESWQSLKFSHDKTIFPLRGKHASVECAKCHKPKNNIVQFVGIGSACSSCHEDKHAGQFVKNGKTECERCHTDKSWKTLLFDHNTQASFALTGKHANVACEKCHKPVMINQKQITIYKPLGATCVDCHPA, via the coding sequence GTGTTAAACCTTTTGAAAATACTATTTTGCAGCATTATTCTTGGTGGAATTGCGACAGCACAGATATCACCCGGGGATCTCTTTAAGGGTCATCAACATCTGGAAGGAATCGATAATTGCACGAAGTGTCATACTGTTGGGAAGACCCTTGCGAATGACCGGTGTCTTGACTGTCACAAAGAAATACAATCTCGTATTTCGGCAAAGAAGGGATTTCATGCATCCATCGGTTCAAAGCAATGTGTAGAGTGCCATAAGGATCACCACGGCCGAGAATTTCAGATCATTCGGTTTGACAAAAAAAGTTTTGATCACTCCGCTGTCGGTTTTGTGTTGGAGGGTAAACATGCAACGGTGGAATGTGAAAAATGTCATACACCGTCTCATATCGTCGCAAAGGATATTCAGGTATTTTCCAACGAGCGGAAAGGAACAACGTTTCTTGGATTATCGAAAGTATGTTCTGCGTGCCATAAGGATGAGCATCGTGGACAATTCAAACAACAGTGTTCTCAATGCCACAATACGGTACACTGGAAACCGGTTACATCGTTTTCCCATGACAAAGCCAAATTTAAATTAGTAGGTGCTCACCTAAATGTAGAATGTGTGCAGTGCCATAAAAAGACATGGGATCACGGAGCGGTAACGCAATTTATCAATTTGGAATTTGCGACCTGCCGATCGTGTCATACCGATCCGCACAAAGGGAAATTCAAACAGGAATGTTCACAATGCCATACGACGAATTCCTGGCACAACTTGAAGGGGGATAAATTTGACCATGCAAAAACGGCATTTCCGCTAAAAGAAAAACATTCACAGTTGAAATGCGAACAGTGCCATGAAAAGAATCCAAAAATAAAAAATGTTGCCGGTGAACTCGGCTTTCATATTACACGATTCAGCAAATGCAGTTATTGTCATGCTGATGCTCATGCGCAACAATTCAGTTCACGGAAGGATGGAGGAGCATGCGAATCATGTCATACAGAAAAAGGATTTCTTCCATCGCAATATAGTATCGTGCAGCATTCACAGAGCAAATTTGCATTAACGGGGAGTCACATCGCAACACCATGCGGTAAATGCCACGTGGAAGGGAAGGTTCATGCAAAGAGCACGCGAAAATTCAAATGGGAAGAGAAAATTCAGTGCACGACGTGTCATAATAATATTCATGGAACGCAATTTGAAAAGAAAATGGTGAATGGATGCGAAACGTGTCACACGAATGAATCGTGGCAATCGTTAAAATTTTCACATGATAAGACGATATTTCCTCTGCGAGGAAAACATGCTTCCGTTGAATGTGCAAAATGTCATAAACCCAAAAACAATATTGTTCAGTTTGTTGGAATTGGCTCTGCATGTTCATCCTGTCATGAAGACAAACATGCCGGACAGTTTGTGAAAAATGGAAAAACTGAATGTGAACGCTGTCATACCGATAAAAGCTGGAAAACGTTACTCTTTGATCATAATACTCAGGCAAGTTTTGCGTTGACCGGGAAACATGCAAATGTTGCTTGTGAAAAATGCCATAAGCCGGTTATGATCAATCAAAAACAGATTACTATATATAAACCTTTAGGAGCAACATGCGTAGATTGTCATCCGGCATAG
- a CDS encoding NAD(P)-binding domain-containing protein yields MNETLITILITVILIFATVVPYVRRFRKKEEKAREKFHRMKISGLHEALTMHPHIDVMQCIGCGVCVRACPEGEVLGLIEGKATLIHGAKCVGHGLCAEACPVGGIELLTAKPGRSADLPILAENFETTVKGMFIVGELGGMGLIKNAISQGKKVIEHIATLPAASRDDMVDVAIIGAGPSGLTAGLTAQEKNLRYVILEQGDIGGTILQYPRAKVVMTSPVELPLWGKLKFTEASKEQLLELWNAVIEKTNLKVAINEKVKDIRSVNGEFILTSTTKQITARYVVLALGRRGTPRKLGVPGEERSKVTYRLIDAATYRDEHVLIVGGGDSAIEAAVGLASQNNNTVTLSYRKEEFTRIKERNKTHIDDFVSRKKITVIFNSDVKEIREDSVLLQTPGGEQELKNAHVFIFAGGELPNEFLKKIGIQMHTQVV; encoded by the coding sequence ATGAATGAAACACTGATCACCATTCTTATTACCGTTATTCTTATTTTTGCCACGGTTGTACCGTATGTACGGCGGTTCCGAAAGAAAGAGGAAAAAGCGCGCGAAAAATTTCACCGAATGAAAATCTCCGGTCTTCACGAAGCGCTTACGATGCACCCGCATATAGATGTGATGCAATGTATCGGATGCGGTGTGTGCGTTCGTGCCTGTCCTGAAGGGGAGGTATTAGGTTTGATCGAAGGGAAAGCAACACTTATCCATGGTGCAAAATGTGTTGGTCATGGACTCTGTGCAGAAGCGTGTCCTGTTGGTGGTATTGAATTATTGACAGCCAAACCGGGACGCAGCGCAGATTTGCCGATTCTCGCTGAAAATTTTGAAACGACTGTGAAGGGAATGTTTATCGTCGGTGAACTCGGTGGGATGGGTTTGATTAAGAATGCAATTTCCCAAGGGAAAAAAGTGATTGAACACATCGCAACACTTCCGGCGGCATCGCGTGATGATATGGTAGACGTGGCGATTATTGGTGCCGGTCCGTCTGGCTTAACCGCAGGGCTGACTGCACAAGAAAAAAATCTTCGCTATGTCATCCTTGAACAAGGTGATATTGGAGGAACTATTCTGCAATATCCAAGAGCAAAGGTAGTGATGACAAGTCCGGTTGAACTTCCATTGTGGGGGAAATTAAAGTTCACAGAAGCAAGTAAAGAACAATTGCTCGAGTTGTGGAACGCAGTTATTGAGAAGACCAACTTAAAAGTTGCTATCAATGAAAAGGTAAAGGATATTCGTTCAGTGAATGGTGAATTTATTCTGACATCCACAACAAAGCAGATAACCGCACGGTATGTAGTTCTGGCACTTGGACGACGAGGAACTCCTCGGAAATTGGGTGTTCCGGGAGAAGAGCGTTCCAAAGTAACATATAGACTAATTGATGCTGCAACATATCGTGACGAACATGTTCTGATCGTTGGCGGCGGAGATTCAGCTATCGAAGCTGCGGTAGGATTAGCCTCGCAAAATAACAATACAGTGACATTATCCTATCGGAAGGAAGAATTTACCCGTATTAAAGAACGAAATAAAACTCATATCGATGACTTTGTTTCCCGTAAAAAAATTACGGTCATATTTAATTCGGATGTAAAAGAAATACGGGAAGATTCCGTACTTCTCCAGACACCGGGAGGAGAGCAAGAATTGAAGAATGCTCATGTATTTATTTTTGCCGGCGGAGAACTGCCAAATGAATTCCTTAAAAAGATAGGTATTCAAATGCACACTCAAGTAGTATAA
- a CDS encoding radical SAM protein, which yields MTDVLLTHSYFLHFDPKQSKAQTPYPPLGTLYAAGYLTSNNITVSLFDTMLASSETELRDALRTIQPKILVIYDDDFNYLNKMCLTRMREAAFVMSAIAKEFNIPVFVHGSDAADQSEQYLDHNADVVIIGEGEQTLLEVVTAYLTNQKSRLHAIQGIAFVSSNGIIRTQKRPVSRNLDSLPLPAWNLIDIHQYQNVWKKHHGYFSVNMVTTRGCPYHCNWCAKPIYGQVYNSRSPENVVNEMLHIQSTLHPGHIWFADDIFGLTPDWVQQFSVLVNERNVKIPFTIQSRADLLLRDDTVEALAHAGCTEVWIGAESGSQKILDAMEKGITVQQIAESRRLLKKHGINTSFFLQFGYSGELFEDIQATIAMVKNLLPDNIGISVSYPLPGTKFYETVKANMGEKKNWTDSDDLAMMYRGTYSPRYYRMLHRYVHKIFRYTQGVSFLKELLSMKSSFTKQRLRRMMLLAYYIPSILIDGLRLRQLSKT from the coding sequence ATGACCGATGTTCTCTTAACGCATTCATACTTTCTGCATTTTGATCCGAAACAGTCAAAAGCACAGACGCCATATCCGCCGCTCGGGACGTTATATGCCGCAGGATACTTAACATCGAACAATATTACAGTCTCTTTATTTGATACAATGCTGGCCTCATCAGAAACGGAACTTCGGGATGCACTACGGACAATTCAACCGAAGATCCTTGTGATTTACGACGATGATTTTAATTATCTGAATAAGATGTGTCTGACTCGGATGCGTGAAGCAGCATTCGTTATGTCTGCGATTGCTAAGGAATTTAACATTCCCGTTTTTGTACATGGATCAGATGCTGCCGATCAGTCAGAACAATACTTGGATCACAATGCAGATGTGGTGATTATTGGCGAAGGAGAACAGACGTTATTGGAAGTGGTCACTGCGTATTTAACAAACCAAAAATCTCGATTACACGCAATTCAGGGAATTGCTTTTGTATCCTCCAATGGCATAATCAGGACTCAAAAACGTCCGGTGTCACGGAACCTTGATTCACTCCCTTTGCCCGCCTGGAATCTGATTGATATCCATCAATATCAAAATGTTTGGAAAAAACATCACGGTTATTTTTCCGTGAATATGGTAACAACGCGGGGATGTCCATATCACTGCAATTGGTGTGCAAAACCGATTTATGGACAGGTATACAATTCTCGTTCGCCCGAAAATGTTGTCAACGAAATGCTCCATATACAATCAACGCTACATCCGGGTCATATTTGGTTTGCGGATGATATTTTTGGGCTGACGCCAGATTGGGTGCAGCAATTTTCTGTTCTTGTGAACGAACGTAATGTAAAAATACCATTTACCATCCAATCACGTGCCGATTTGTTGCTTCGCGATGATACCGTGGAAGCCTTGGCGCATGCTGGCTGTACCGAAGTTTGGATTGGAGCAGAATCCGGCTCTCAAAAGATTCTCGATGCAATGGAAAAAGGAATTACAGTTCAGCAAATTGCAGAATCTAGAAGATTATTAAAAAAACACGGGATTAACACCTCATTTTTTCTGCAATTCGGATACAGTGGCGAGTTATTTGAAGATATCCAAGCTACTATAGCAATGGTGAAAAATCTTCTTCCAGACAACATTGGTATTTCGGTTTCGTATCCTCTTCCTGGTACAAAATTCTATGAAACGGTGAAGGCAAATATGGGAGAGAAAAAAAACTGGACTGATTCCGACGATCTTGCCATGATGTATCGCGGAACGTATTCGCCGCGCTATTATAGGATGCTTCATCGGTATGTTCACAAAATATTTCGGTACACTCAAGGTGTATCCTTCCTTAAAGAACTTCTATCCATGAAAAGTTCTTTTACAAAACAGAGGCTGAGAAGAATGATGTTGCTTGCCTATTACATCCCTTCGATATTAATAGACGGATTACGTTTACGCCAACTTTCAAAAACATGA
- a CDS encoding class I SAM-dependent methyltransferase, translating to MTTPNPLLFTKSNDNASHVNAAFSAQAPLFDSIQNNNMMLQWMRSVVHKHVEEYLRPGDTILDINAGTGIDAVHFAQQGHSVHAMDIADGMVNEIKRKIEINKLENRITTEVRSFTEAGTLAPRTFDHIFSNFGGLNCVQDLHPVAEQLCQIVKPNGFLTLVIMPPICPWELAYVFQGNTSMGLRRLHKGGIIAHIEGEYFRTYYHSVSNVIRSFGDRFIVLKIRGVASFSPPPYMEKFPQKYPRLYSFLQSCDERFSTLAPFNRCADQFIITMKYQEN from the coding sequence ATGACAACGCCAAATCCTCTCTTATTCACTAAATCAAATGATAATGCGTCGCATGTCAATGCTGCGTTTTCTGCACAAGCGCCGTTGTTCGACAGTATTCAGAATAATAATATGATGCTGCAATGGATGCGTTCTGTTGTACACAAACATGTTGAAGAATATTTACGACCGGGAGATACGATTCTCGACATTAATGCCGGGACAGGAATCGATGCTGTTCATTTTGCTCAGCAAGGTCATTCAGTCCATGCAATGGATATTGCCGATGGAATGGTGAATGAGATTAAAAGGAAAATCGAAATAAACAAATTGGAAAACCGCATTACCACGGAAGTACGCTCTTTTACCGAAGCGGGAACGTTAGCTCCCAGAACGTTCGATCATATTTTCTCTAATTTTGGCGGATTGAATTGTGTTCAAGACCTTCATCCTGTGGCTGAACAGCTTTGCCAGATTGTAAAACCCAACGGGTTTTTAACGCTGGTAATTATGCCGCCAATTTGTCCGTGGGAACTTGCATACGTTTTTCAGGGGAACACTTCGATGGGATTGCGTCGTCTTCACAAAGGGGGAATCATAGCCCACATCGAAGGAGAATATTTTAGAACATATTATCATTCTGTATCAAATGTAATTCGTAGTTTTGGAGATCGATTCATTGTTCTCAAAATTCGGGGAGTGGCGTCGTTTTCTCCTCCGCCGTACATGGAAAAATTCCCCCAAAAATATCCGCGGTTGTATTCGTTCCTTCAATCGTGCGACGAACGATTTTCAACCCTTGCGCCGTTCAATAGATGCGCAGATCAGTTTATTATCACCATGAAATATCAAGAGAATTGA
- a CDS encoding nucleoside deaminase, with protein MKRKIEISPNNLDRLIVLAKKALETNDVPVASILLYGEEIIGEGYNTVFRNNAAGEHAEINAVSDALSKLGLEKFSRLDRNSLVLISTFEPCLMCIGMCINYNIRNVYYLQEKDQRDVVKERKLLMKYYFFRKQVSHHGEQIALFQLHPDYPRR; from the coding sequence TTGAAAAGGAAAATTGAAATTTCTCCAAACAATCTAGACCGCCTAATCGTATTGGCGAAAAAAGCGTTGGAAACGAATGACGTCCCAGTCGCTTCGATTCTATTATATGGAGAAGAAATCATTGGCGAAGGATATAATACGGTGTTTCGCAACAATGCGGCGGGGGAACATGCTGAGATTAATGCTGTTTCTGATGCATTATCGAAATTGGGACTTGAAAAATTTTCACGATTGGACCGTAACAGTCTTGTACTGATTTCCACATTTGAGCCCTGTTTGATGTGCATCGGTATGTGTATAAATTACAATATTCGGAATGTCTATTATTTGCAAGAGAAAGATCAGCGCGATGTGGTAAAAGAGAGAAAATTGTTGATGAAATATTATTTCTTTCGCAAGCAGGTGTCACATCATGGTGAACAAATTGCACTATTCCAACTCCATCCCGATTATCCGAGGAGATGA
- a CDS encoding co-chaperone GroES family protein, protein MSISLKKKIFLVGDRILIEPDKGQEKTAHGLYLPPGVKEKDKVQAGYIIKIGPGYPFINPNYMDQESWSTPKDPVKYIPLQAEEGDYALFLRDTAIEIEFEGKQYLIVQQSHLLMLIRPDTLAQLGLSEG, encoded by the coding sequence ATGTCAATCTCATTAAAGAAAAAAATATTTCTTGTCGGCGATCGAATTCTGATTGAGCCGGATAAAGGGCAAGAAAAAACCGCTCATGGTTTGTACCTTCCTCCCGGCGTAAAAGAGAAAGATAAAGTGCAGGCGGGCTATATCATCAAGATTGGTCCGGGATATCCTTTTATCAATCCAAATTATATGGATCAGGAATCGTGGTCCACGCCGAAAGATCCGGTAAAGTATATTCCATTGCAAGCCGAAGAAGGGGATTACGCGTTGTTTCTTCGTGATACAGCAATCGAAATTGAATTCGAGGGGAAACAATATTTGATTGTGCAGCAATCTCATCTATTAATGCTGATCCGGCCGGACACATTGGCGCAGCTGGGACTAAGTGAAGGTTAA
- a CDS encoding response regulator: MTEPFLNSQEILESISGGFFALDKNFLITYWNKAAEVGTEWKREEVIGKNIFEIFPNLEKHDVGIKYKLALETNTFQTATNHTKDINFEKWYDFRIYPNENGLSVFLTDITERKIEERQRETLLDISLVINTASQLEDLCTEVVSVIARKYELPQQNVLLYFHRPADEQLILLAPELSLTDLQKNLYALSVANDSNFSSIEAFSTGSKIVTTDLSRSVLYSFAPEQVITTNVTTLVSLPLRIEREKIGVLEILLYNSRELVEKELSFLSLLASEITVGISRRGLIDELRVKNVDLEIQRAQTMEAHNTLKRFLAFFSHELRSPLNSIIGFSELIAEEGSAISQDSLVQYNAAIKSSGAHLLHLINDILDLSKIEAGKLDLRFAPVGVRNLVDGVKQVVQPQVDAKKLTMEVLMDEELDDIIADGVRLKQILLNLVSNAIKFSHTEGKLILSARRKQNDIEFSVQDFGVGIRKEEIQTLFQPFQQTDQGARKIEGTGLGLAITKKLTELHGGSLFVVSEYGEGSTFIARIPMMVQVENEAEKVFKKISETTDGQRQKRVLIVEDKPHARTLLHTYLTESGYIVEIATNGVEALEKAKLWKPDVITLDILIPVKDGWQVLRELKEHPLCREIPVIIISMVDERNVGFGLGAVEYFVKPVQKDELLAAVKRVEGRSAQNSAKILVIDDDRSVTDLVQIILEAEGCTVIKAHNGKDGLALAAQEKPDLIILDLVMPEMSGFNVAYQLKHSSATFTIPVMIMTSMEIDDETREQLEGFVVSLMKKSGFTKRDLLNEIAAIEGKKH; encoded by the coding sequence ATGACTGAACCTTTTCTCAATTCTCAAGAAATTCTCGAAAGTATCTCCGGCGGCTTTTTTGCGCTGGATAAAAATTTTCTCATCACTTATTGGAATAAAGCGGCGGAGGTGGGAACAGAATGGAAGCGGGAAGAGGTGATCGGAAAAAATATTTTTGAAATTTTTCCTAATCTTGAAAAACATGATGTTGGCATAAAATATAAACTGGCTCTTGAGACAAATACATTTCAAACGGCAACAAATCATACCAAAGACATCAATTTTGAAAAATGGTATGATTTTCGGATATATCCGAATGAAAACGGACTGTCAGTTTTTCTGACGGATATTACGGAGCGAAAGATTGAAGAGCGTCAACGGGAAACACTGCTTGATATCTCTCTTGTGATCAACACGGCAAGCCAGTTAGAAGATCTCTGCACTGAAGTGGTGAGTGTCATCGCGAGAAAGTATGAACTGCCGCAGCAAAATGTGTTACTCTATTTTCACCGCCCCGCGGATGAACAATTAATTCTGCTTGCTCCGGAATTGTCGCTCACCGACCTTCAAAAGAATCTGTATGCACTTTCGGTTGCAAACGATTCAAATTTTTCCAGCATTGAAGCGTTCTCTACCGGCAGTAAAATTGTCACGACTGATCTCTCCCGCAGCGTGCTTTACTCGTTTGCGCCGGAACAAGTGATTACAACCAATGTTACTACGCTGGTTTCACTTCCACTTCGGATTGAACGGGAAAAAATCGGTGTGCTGGAGATTCTTCTTTATAATTCGCGCGAACTTGTGGAAAAGGAACTATCATTCCTTTCGCTTCTGGCCAGCGAGATCACCGTCGGTATCAGCCGCCGTGGATTGATTGATGAACTCCGGGTAAAGAATGTCGATCTGGAAATCCAACGTGCGCAGACAATGGAAGCACATAATACGTTGAAGCGTTTTCTTGCGTTTTTCAGCCATGAACTCCGCTCACCGCTTAATTCCATTATCGGCTTTTCGGAATTGATCGCCGAAGAAGGTTCTGCTATTTCACAAGATTCATTAGTGCAATACAATGCCGCCATTAAGTCCAGCGGAGCACATTTGCTTCATCTGATCAATGATATTCTTGATCTTTCAAAGATTGAAGCAGGCAAATTGGACCTTCGCTTTGCTCCGGTTGGTGTCCGGAATCTTGTGGACGGAGTAAAACAAGTAGTGCAGCCGCAAGTTGACGCAAAAAAATTAACAATGGAAGTGTTGATGGATGAAGAGTTAGATGATATTATTGCAGATGGTGTGAGGTTGAAACAGATTTTATTGAACCTTGTTTCTAATGCGATCAAATTCAGTCACACCGAAGGGAAATTAATCCTTTCCGCAAGACGAAAACAGAATGACATCGAATTTTCCGTTCAGGATTTTGGCGTCGGAATCCGAAAAGAAGAGATCCAGACATTGTTCCAGCCGTTTCAGCAGACGGATCAGGGAGCGAGAAAGATTGAAGGGACGGGACTCGGCTTGGCGATTACCAAAAAGTTAACTGAGCTCCACGGCGGTTCATTATTTGTTGTCAGCGAATACGGGGAAGGGAGCACGTTCATTGCGCGAATACCAATGATGGTGCAGGTAGAAAATGAAGCGGAGAAAGTGTTCAAAAAGATTTCGGAAACGACAGATGGACAGCGTCAAAAACGGGTGCTGATTGTTGAAGACAAACCTCATGCAAGAACATTGCTTCACACATATCTTACGGAGTCGGGTTACATCGTGGAAATTGCAACAAACGGTGTTGAAGCATTGGAAAAAGCAAAGTTATGGAAACCCGATGTGATTACGCTCGACATTTTAATCCCGGTGAAAGATGGCTGGCAGGTGCTGCGCGAGTTAAAAGAACATCCGCTTTGTCGAGAGATACCGGTCATCATCATTTCTATGGTGGATGAACGGAATGTCGGTTTTGGTCTCGGCGCAGTGGAATATTTTGTGAAGCCGGTGCAAAAAGATGAACTGCTTGCAGCAGTGAAACGAGTGGAAGGGCGAAGCGCACAGAACTCGGCAAAGATTCTTGTGATTGATGATGATCGATCGGTGACTGATCTTGTTCAGATCATTCTTGAAGCGGAAGGATGTACGGTGATTAAAGCGCATAACGGAAAAGACGGACTCGCTCTTGCCGCACAAGAAAAACCGGATCTTATTATTTTAGATCTTGTGATGCCGGAAATGTCCGGCTTTAATGTTGCATATCAGTTGAAACACTCTTCAGCGACATTCACGATTCCTGTGATGATTATGACCTCCATGGAGATTGATGATGAGACGAGGGAACAACTGGAAGGTTTTGTCGTTTCGTTGATGAAGAAATCGGGCTTCACAAAGCGCGATCTCTTAAATGAAATTGCAGCAATTGAAGGGAAAAAGCATTAA